From the genome of Papaver somniferum cultivar HN1 chromosome 2, ASM357369v1, whole genome shotgun sequence, one region includes:
- the LOC113350950 gene encoding putative F-box protein At3g23950, whose translation MCFKGSSDGLVLCTTNFSSQNYYYVCNPLTKEWVSLPPPPTEQINVQTGFTCESSLISKSYKVIRVSQGQGSFKIDIFTSDLDEWNVYDVLYPPGVYHGCSIYDNHDTCNGVFYWYQKVYNNVLAFSVDRINKHQTCGNEIRLINFPDRQIDNENRYFNQSIKWQQRDLHQCLGESEGTICFAIIEQAERSLSVWVLEEN comes from the exons ATGTGTTTCAAAG GGTCTAGTGATGGTTTGGTTCTATGCACAACTAATTTTTCTAGTCAGAACTATTATTATGTTTGTAATCCACTCACTAAGGAATGGGTTTCactcccaccaccaccaacagaaCAGATCAATGTTCAAACTGGTTTCACATGTGAATCATCACTAATTTCTAAGAGTTATAAGGTTATTCGTGTTTCTCAAGGACAGGGCTCATTCAAAATTGATATATTTACTTCTGATTTGGATGAATGGAATGTCTATGATGTTCTCTATCCTCCTGGTGTATATCATGGATGCTCAATTTATGACAATCATGATACCTGTAATGGCGTTTTTTACTGGTACCAAAAGGTATACAACAACGTTCTAGCTTTCAGTGTTGATAGAATCAACAAACATCAAACTTGTGGCAATGAAATTAGATTGATTAATTTTCCAGATCGACAGATAGATAATGAGAACAGGTATTTTAATCAATCTATAAAGTGGCAACAAAGGGATTTACATCAATGTCTAGGGGAATCAGAAGGAACGATTTGTTTCGCTATTATCGAACAAGCGGAGAGGAGTTTGAGTGTCTGGGTTCTTGAAGAAAACTAG
- the LOC113350951 gene encoding sugar transport protein MST6-like, translating to MSIRHIYGTGTTPTRPPALELPSAMSKMRMNVEKPDQNKKMSLIFLMACFIGINSGFLIGYMTGIIGGLIFGTGFMTNLFPYGAFTYDNIVMYSMGISMVQWSALTTSQFMYILGPNIFAMGFGIMYQRQTLSFSLILNTELLDLFLMRGAKKENSRSGAQVYMSEMGFAHRSYLPAVNISFKMMIAIGIFVANLVNCGTNSIKGGWGWEVSIGIAALSAAIISIGYFLLPDTPMSMIKLGRFDDAKQLLQRLHGSNHDVYILFNDLLAANEALKSAKGSEKQIMSRQQNRPYRAMAIALPLFQQLTGINVIVIFAPYLFQVIGFQESAALTYTAIVGGVNVAATIIGIIAVSQGYRRIFLIAGGVQICVGQIMLGILVWIKLGGVTGPSDVYDYLVIATTCICVAGFAWSWGPLGWIFLSSDDMLLLYPLEFVIYAG from the exons ATGTCAATTAGACATATATATGGTACTGGTACTACTCCTACTCGTCCTCCTGCTCTAGAATTACCATCGGCTATGTCAAAGATGAGAATGAATGTGGAGAAACCCGACCAGAATAAGAAGATGTCTTTGATCTTCCTCATGGCTTGTTTTATTGGTATTAATTCTGGTTTCTTGATCGGGTATATGACCGGTATCATAG GAGGGCTTATATTTGGGACAGGATTCATGACCAATCTCTTCCCCTACGGTGCATTCACCTATGATAACATTGTAATGTACTCCATGGGAATATCTATG GTTCAGTGGTCTGCTCTCACCACCAGCCAGTTTATGTATATTTTAGGTCCAAATATATTCGCTATGGGCTTTGGCATAATGTATCAG CGGCAAACATTATCGTTTTCTCTGATTTTGAACACCGAACTTCTTGATTTGTTTCTCATGCGAGGGGCCAAAAAGGAGAATAGTAGATCG GGTGCTCAAGTCTATATGTCCGAGATGGGTTTCGCTCATAGAAGCTACTTACCTGCCGTGAATATTTCCTTTAAAATGATGATCGCGATCGGTATCTTTGTGGCCAATCTTGTGAACTGTGGCACCAACAGTATCAAAGGTGGGTGGGGATGGGAAGTTAGCATAGGCATTGCTGCGCTTTCTGCTGCTATCATCTCTATTGGATATTTCTTACTCCCAGACACCCCGATGTCCATGATTAAGTTAGGAAGGTTTGACGACGCAAAACAGTTGCTCCAACGCCTCCATGGATCAAATCACGACGTTTATATActgttcaatgatttattagccgcCAATGAAGCATTAAAGTCGGCGAAAGGAAGTGAGAAGCAAATCATGTCTAGACAACAGAACAGGCCTTACCGTGCGATGGCTATAGCTCTCCCCTTGTTTCAACAACTCACTGGAATAAATGTAATAGTTATCTTTGCTCCGTACCTTTTTCAAGTTATAGGATTTCAAGAGAGTGCAGCTCTAACATACACAGCCATCGTTGGAGGGGTCAATGTTGCTGCAACTATCATTGGTATAATTGCGGTTAGTCAAGGTTACAGAAGGATTTTCCTCATAGCAGGAGGAGTTCAGATATGTGTTGGTCAG aTCATGTTGGGGATTCTGGTATGGATCAAATTAGGAGGTGTGACGGGCCCTTCTGATGTGTATGACTACTTAGTTATAGCCACCACCTGCATTTGTGTTGCAGGATTTGCATGGTCATGGGGTCCATTAGGTTGGATATTTCTCTCTAGTGATGATATGTTACTATTATATCCCTTGGAG TTTGTAATATATGCCGGTTAG